A DNA window from Bacilli bacterium PM5-9 contains the following coding sequences:
- a CDS encoding 16S rRNA C1402 N4-methylase RsmH (product_source=COG0275; cath_funfam=3.40.50.150; cog=COG0275; pfam=PF06962; superfamily=53335): MSNLIGVLEYSKIMIDRYQDEKGIAVDMTLGKGNDSAYLAKLFAKVYSFDIQDEAISLCQKRFTNQENISIINDSHENFDDYVNDEISLFIYNLGYLPGFSKEVTTKSSSTIKSLQKALTYLKRKGVIIIVVYPGHDEGLQEAKAIESFIAQIQQEFFTVSKYTVLGKDAPYVVCINKK, from the coding sequence GTGAGTAATTTAATTGGTGTTTTAGAATATTCAAAAATTATGATAGATAGGTATCAAGATGAAAAGGGTATTGCTGTTGATATGACTTTAGGTAAAGGAAATGATAGTGCATATTTAGCTAAATTATTTGCTAAAGTATATTCATTTGATATTCAAGATGAAGCAATTAGTTTATGTCAAAAGAGATTTACTAATCAAGAAAATATTTCTATAATTAATGATTCGCATGAAAATTTTGATGATTATGTTAATGATGAAATATCATTGTTTATCTATAATTTAGGTTATTTACCAGGTTTTTCAAAAGAAGTTACGACAAAAAGTAGTAGTACTATTAAATCGTTACAAAAGGCATTAACTTATTTAAAAAGAAAAGGTGTAATTATTATTGTTGTTTATCCGGGACATGATGAGGGGTTGCAAGAGGCAAAAGCCATAGAAAGTTTTATTGCTCAAATTCAACAAGAATTTTTTACAGTAAGCAAATATACAGTTTTAGGAAAAGATGCACCTTATGTTGTTTGTATAAATAAGAAGTAA
- a CDS encoding radical SAM protein (TIGR01212 family) (product_source=TIGR01212; cath_funfam=3.20.20.70; cog=COG1242; ko=KO:K07139; pfam=PF04055,PF16199; smart=SM00729; superfamily=102114; tigrfam=TIGR01212): MVCFEYSNDNKRYHTFNYYLKEKYHSKVFKVSLNANFSCPNRDGKIAYGGCSFCSSLGSGEYAGNINNDLLEQFEQVKSMMHQKWDKAKYIAYFQAYTNTYAPLETLKEMYEPFVEMENVVALAIATRPDCLENDVIEYLDSLTSKLDVWVELGLQTTNDEIAKSFNRGYDYDVFLDCLNRLEKTNIKVCVHLINGLFNESKEMMIENAKKLSKLKIDAIKIHMLHLITDSKMGKEYLNKPWDLLSLDEYVEIVVEQLRYLRKEIVVQRLTGDAKKDDLIAPLWTLNKTNVLNSIDKYMKNNNYMQGDLCE, encoded by the coding sequence ATGGTTTGTTTTGAATATAGCAATGATAATAAAAGGTATCATACTTTTAATTATTACTTAAAAGAAAAATATCACTCAAAAGTATTTAAGGTTAGCTTGAATGCTAATTTTAGTTGTCCTAATCGTGATGGGAAAATAGCCTATGGAGGTTGCTCGTTTTGTAGTTCGTTAGGTAGTGGTGAATATGCTGGTAATATTAATAATGACTTACTTGAACAATTTGAACAAGTTAAAAGTATGATGCATCAAAAGTGGGATAAGGCTAAATATATTGCATATTTCCAAGCATATACTAATACCTATGCTCCATTAGAAACTTTAAAAGAAATGTATGAGCCATTTGTTGAAATGGAAAATGTAGTTGCTTTAGCAATCGCTACTAGACCTGATTGTTTAGAAAATGATGTAATAGAATATCTTGATTCACTAACAAGCAAACTTGATGTTTGGGTTGAATTAGGCTTGCAGACAACTAATGATGAAATTGCTAAAAGTTTTAATCGTGGTTATGATTATGATGTTTTTCTTGATTGTCTTAATCGTTTAGAAAAAACTAATATTAAAGTTTGTGTTCATTTAATTAATGGTTTATTTAATGAGAGTAAAGAAATGATGATTGAAAATGCAAAAAAATTAAGTAAATTAAAAATTGATGCAATAAAGATACATATGTTACATTTAATAACTGATTCAAAAATGGGAAAAGAGTATTTAAACAAACCTTGGGATCTTTTAAGTCTTGATGAATATGTTGAAATAGTTGTAGAACAATTAAGGTATTTAAGAAAAGAAATTGTTGTTCAAAGGTTAACTGGGGATGCTAAAAAAGATGATTTGATTGCTCCATTATGGACATTAAACAAGACAAATGTTTTAAATAGTATTGATAAATATATGAAAAATAATAATTATATGCAAGGTGATTTATGTGAGTAA